A part of Pararoseomonas sp. SCSIO 73927 genomic DNA contains:
- the lipB gene encoding lipoyl(octanoyl) transferase LipB, whose product MRAAASTGVPAPEWLISEDRIPVPDALAAMEARVAGIRAGTAGEAVWLVEHPPSYTAGTSARAEGLLDTRFPTYEAGRGGQWTYHGPGQRTAYVMLDLTRPHGTVPARDVRAYVHGLEEWMIGALDRFNIRGERREGRVGIWVADRVTGREAKIGAIGVRVSRWVSWHGIALNVEPDLSHFGGIVPCGISEHGVTSLHALGIPATMEEADSALIGAWAEVFGD is encoded by the coding sequence ATGAGAGCGGCGGCATCAACCGGGGTTCCGGCCCCGGAATGGCTGATTTCCGAGGATCGCATCCCCGTGCCGGACGCCCTGGCCGCGATGGAGGCCCGCGTGGCGGGAATCCGGGCCGGAACGGCGGGGGAGGCCGTGTGGCTGGTCGAGCACCCGCCGAGCTACACCGCCGGCACCTCCGCCCGGGCCGAGGGCCTGCTGGACACCCGCTTCCCCACCTATGAGGCCGGGCGCGGCGGCCAGTGGACCTATCACGGCCCGGGACAGCGCACCGCCTACGTCATGCTCGACCTCACCCGCCCCCACGGCACCGTCCCGGCCCGCGACGTGCGCGCCTACGTTCACGGGCTGGAGGAGTGGATGATCGGCGCGCTGGACCGCTTCAACATCCGGGGCGAGCGGCGGGAGGGCCGGGTCGGCATCTGGGTCGCGGACCGCGTCACCGGCCGCGAGGCGAAGATCGGCGCCATCGGCGTCCGCGTCTCCCGCTGGGTCTCCTGGCACGGCATCGCCCTGAACGTGGAGCCGGACCTCTCCCACTTCGGCGGCATCGTGCCCTGCGGCATCAGCGAGCACGGCGTGACCAGCCTGCACGCGCTGGGCATCCCCGCCACGATGGAGGAAGCGGATTCCGCCCTGATCGGGGCCTGGGCGGAGGTCTTCGGGGACTGA